A genomic window from Streptomyces mirabilis includes:
- a CDS encoding DUF4760 domain-containing protein, translating into MNIAALLVSVGALLVSGAASYRQLRLAGHANTLPVLVELFREHRSDYLAEARWFVHQELPGRDVSEGLHSLAPEELKLVRDLAWFYDNLGALVAHGIVDIGPVSGYLGGSVISTWESMAPLVTAHRARRSAAGRDEGAEWQGYYENLYHLVKQNPPAAVRNRLERWTLNASAPPRN; encoded by the coding sequence GTGAACATAGCCGCACTGCTCGTGTCGGTCGGTGCTCTGCTGGTGTCAGGCGCGGCTTCGTATCGTCAACTGCGGCTGGCTGGGCACGCCAACACTCTGCCCGTTCTGGTTGAACTGTTCCGGGAGCACAGAAGCGACTATCTGGCGGAAGCACGCTGGTTTGTCCACCAGGAACTGCCTGGTCGTGATGTTTCGGAGGGTCTGCACAGCCTGGCTCCTGAAGAGCTCAAGCTGGTACGGGATCTAGCATGGTTCTACGACAATCTGGGAGCTCTTGTAGCTCACGGAATCGTCGACATTGGCCCAGTCTCTGGGTACCTGGGCGGCTCAGTGATCTCCACCTGGGAGAGCATGGCGCCACTTGTAACCGCTCACCGCGCTCGAAGGAGTGCGGCCGGCCGGGATGAAGGCGCCGAGTGGCAGGGCTACTACGAGAATCTCTATCACTTGGTGAAACAGAATCCGCCTGCCGCTGTCCGCAACCGACTTGAGCGATGGACCTTGAACGCCTCAGCTCCACCTCGCAATTGA
- a CDS encoding DUF1259 domain-containing protein: protein MTKLADWADVGKALGRPGDIKRFMYHTGLPRWDLTVFSRGIRINPALVLGSHVSFVRYADHSTLLMGDAVVTECELQHFGDVLQEHGIMQTAIHKHLLAHEPDVWWVHLHAHGHNPVTVARGLRAAFDCTGTPPAEPATSSPPVDLDTAAIDAAMGVKGTTDGEIYKCTYVRRETVADGPVILPPGLGTTTSVNFQPLGGGRAALSGDLVMIAQEVQPVLVALRHGGVELVEVHHHNLTDEPRLFFVHYWAVGDAVSLAKAVRRAVDTTNVVPMPGGAA from the coding sequence ATGACCAAGCTGGCGGACTGGGCGGACGTGGGCAAGGCTCTCGGCCGCCCCGGTGACATAAAGCGGTTCATGTACCACACGGGCTTGCCGCGCTGGGACCTCACGGTCTTCTCTCGCGGCATCCGGATCAACCCCGCGCTCGTTCTGGGCTCGCACGTGTCCTTCGTCCGGTACGCAGACCACAGCACGCTTTTGATGGGCGACGCCGTGGTCACCGAGTGCGAACTGCAGCACTTCGGTGACGTCCTGCAGGAGCACGGGATCATGCAGACCGCCATCCACAAGCACCTGCTCGCCCACGAGCCGGATGTCTGGTGGGTTCATCTGCATGCCCACGGACACAATCCGGTCACCGTCGCCCGCGGTCTGCGCGCCGCATTCGACTGCACCGGCACCCCGCCCGCCGAACCCGCCACCTCCTCGCCGCCCGTCGACCTGGACACCGCCGCGATCGACGCCGCCATGGGCGTCAAGGGCACCACCGACGGCGAGATCTACAAGTGCACCTATGTCCGCCGCGAGACCGTCGCCGACGGCCCTGTGATCCTGCCTCCGGGACTCGGCACCACCACCTCCGTCAACTTCCAACCGCTCGGCGGCGGAAGGGCCGCCCTCAGCGGTGACCTGGTCATGATCGCCCAGGAGGTACAGCCCGTCCTCGTGGCCCTGCGGCACGGCGGGGTCGAACTCGTCGAGGTGCACCACCACAACCTCACCGACGAACCACGCCTGTTCTTCGTCCACTACTGGGCCGTAGGCGATGCCGTCAGCCTCGCCAAGGCCGTTCGCCGGGCCGTGGACACCACCAACGTCGTCCCCATGCCCGGAGGAGCCGCCTGA